In one bacterium genomic region, the following are encoded:
- a CDS encoding TIGR01212 family radical SAM protein (This family includes YhcC from E. coli K-12, an uncharacterized radical SAM protein.) gives MKLYRSYNDYLRERYGERVHKVSIDAGFTCPNRDGTKAVGGCIYCNNDSFNFSQKTSVSEQLSSGIERSKRRYGARKFIAYFQAYTNTYGPLDTLYDAYNTIHQFPEIVGLCIGTRPDCASDEVLEMIQTFAGSHEVWIEYGLESSNDETLRRINRAHTYADFKDAVLRTAGRGIQIGTHIIVGFPWELEQTVYQTANDIASLPVNAIKIHNLHIVRGTPLQRMYERTPFELISMQDYAKWTARILELLPPEMIVLRLSAECPSNLLVAPDWCNEKKMIVALISEELLQRNSYQGKDWIPATIS, from the coding sequence TTGAAACTCTATCGTTCGTACAACGACTACTTAAGGGAACGCTACGGAGAACGCGTTCATAAAGTTTCCATTGACGCAGGTTTCACCTGTCCCAATCGTGACGGAACAAAGGCAGTCGGCGGATGTATCTATTGCAACAATGACAGTTTTAATTTCAGTCAGAAAACGAGTGTTTCGGAACAGTTGTCCTCCGGCATCGAAAGGTCGAAAAGGAGATATGGGGCCAGGAAATTCATCGCTTATTTTCAAGCTTACACAAATACTTACGGTCCGCTGGACACTCTTTACGATGCTTACAATACGATCCATCAGTTCCCTGAAATTGTAGGACTTTGCATAGGCACTCGTCCGGACTGCGCGTCCGATGAAGTGCTGGAGATGATCCAGACATTCGCGGGTTCTCATGAAGTGTGGATCGAGTACGGATTGGAATCCAGCAATGACGAAACTTTGCGGCGCATCAATCGCGCGCATACTTACGCCGATTTTAAGGATGCTGTTCTGCGCACGGCCGGGCGCGGCATCCAAATTGGTACACACATCATTGTTGGTTTCCCATGGGAGTTGGAACAAACGGTGTATCAGACTGCGAACGATATCGCTTCGCTGCCCGTAAACGCGATCAAAATTCACAACCTGCACATCGTGCGGGGCACGCCCCTGCAAAGGATGTATGAACGAACGCCATTCGAATTGATTTCGATGCAGGACTACGCAAAGTGGACGGCCCGTATCCTGGAATTGCTTCCACCCGAGATGATTGTCTTGAGACTGAGCGCCGAATGTCCTTCGAATTTACTTGTCGCGCCGGATTGGTGCAATGAAAAGAAAATGATTGTTGCATTGATTTCAGAGGAGCTGTTGCAGCGTAATTCCTATCAGGGAAAGGATTGGATTCCGGCTACGATTTCTTAA
- a CDS encoding NAD(P)H-dependent oxidoreductase, translating into MKLKVVGLGGSLRPGSSSALALKLALEFLEQKGHETVTLLLSELRLPGFETCEQLEGYPESVPLMLNHIRTADALIFSTPVYHGTLSGAIKNAMDFLEYLADDPNPYLTGKVIGLISTSGGTPGINAINTMDYVSRALHGWVCPTTVAIPNSYRQFDEENNLKDEKLRARILQMAHELEFAAQRFKKS; encoded by the coding sequence TTGTGGGCCTGGGCGGTTCTCTACGTCCTGGATCCTCCAGCGCCTTGGCTTTAAAGCTGGCTCTGGAATTTCTTGAACAAAAGGGACACGAGACCGTTACGCTTCTTCTTTCTGAGCTTCGCTTGCCTGGTTTTGAAACCTGTGAGCAGCTGGAAGGTTATCCGGAATCGGTTCCTTTGATGCTAAACCATATTCGCACGGCCGATGCCCTTATCTTTTCGACACCCGTTTATCATGGGACACTCAGCGGCGCAATCAAAAATGCAATGGATTTTCTGGAGTATCTTGCGGATGATCCGAATCCGTATTTGACCGGTAAAGTGATTGGTTTGATCTCCACATCAGGAGGCACTCCGGGAATCAACGCCATTAACACGATGGATTACGTGAGTAGAGCTTTGCATGGCTGGGTCTGTCCTACCACCGTAGCAATCCCAAACAGTTACAGACAGTTTGATGAAGAGAACAATCTGAAGGATGAAAAACTAAGAGCGAGAATCCTGCAGATGGCTCATGAGTTAGAATTCGCCGCGCAGAGGTTTAAGAAATCGTAG